A single window of Nicotiana sylvestris chromosome 5, ASM39365v2, whole genome shotgun sequence DNA harbors:
- the LOC104216694 gene encoding eukaryotic translation initiation factor 2 subunit alpha homolog: protein MATNSPNLECRMYEAKYPEVDMAVMIQVKSMADSGAYVSLLEYNNIEGMILFSELSRRRIRSISSLIKVGRIEPVMVLRVDKEKGYIDLSKRRVSEEDISACEERYNKSKLVHSIMRHVAETMGIDLEDLYIHVGWPLYRKYGHAFEAFKLVVSDPDSILNSLTREVKEIGPDGKEVTKVAPALSEEVKDALVKNIRRRMTPQPLKIRADIEMKCFQFDGVLHIKEAMRKAEAAGNDDCPVKIKLVAPPAYVLNTQTLDKEQGIAILTKAIAACTEEIERHKGKLAVKEAPRAVSEREDKLLAEQMAKLGRENEEISGDEDSEEEEDTGMGEIDVDSGAGIRE from the exons ATGGCGACCAACTCGCCGAACCTCGAATGCCGAATGTACGAAGCCAAGTACCCAGAAGTGGACATGGCAGTAATGATACAGGTGAAAAGCATGGCGGACAGCGGCGCATACGTTTCGCTTCTCGAGTACAACAACATAGAAGGAATGATCCTTTTTTCTGAACTCTCTCGTCGTCGAATTCGGAGTATTAGCAGTCTCATCAAAGTCGGCCGTATCGAGCCGGTTATGGTTCTTAGGGTTGATAAAGAGAAAGGATATATTGATCTGAGTAAACGAAGGGTTTCTGAAGAAGACATATCGGCTTGTGAGGAGAGGTATAATAAGAGTAAGCTTGTTCATTCAATCATGCGTCACGTTGCTGAAACCATGGGAATTGATCTGGAG GACCTGTACATTCATGTTGGTTGGCCTTTATACAGAAAATATGGTCATGCTTTTGAG GCATTCAAATTGGTTGTCAGTGATCCAGATTCAATTCTTAATTCCCTCACCCGTGAAGTTAAAGAAATTGGCCCCGATGGGAAGGAG GTAACTAAGGTTGCTCCTGCTCTATCTGAGGAAGTTAAAGATGCATTAGTCAAGAATATTCGGAGGAGAATGACTCCACAGcctttgaagattcgagcagataTTGAGATGAAATGTTTTCAGTTTGACGGTGTTCTTCACATCAAG GAAGCTATGCGTAAAGCAGAAGCTGCAGGTAATGATGATTGCCCAGTTAAAATTAAACTTGTTGCTCCTCCAGCATACGTGCTCAATACTCAGACTCTTGACAAG GAGCAAGGCATAGCAATCCTTACGAAAGCAATTGCAGCTTGCACCGAGGAAATAGAGCGTCACAAAGGAAAACTTGCTGTCAAGGAGGCTCCTAGAGCG GTGAGTGAACGGGAAGACAAATTACTTGCTGAGCAGATGGCTAAGCTCGGTCGTGAAAATGAGGAGATCAGTGGTG